The following coding sequences lie in one Eulemur rufifrons isolate Redbay chromosome 11, OSU_ERuf_1, whole genome shotgun sequence genomic window:
- the SPRTN gene encoding DNA-dependent metalloprotease SPRTN isoform X1: MDEDLVLALRLQEEWNLQVAERDGAQEPLSLVDASWELVDPTPDLQALFMQFNDQFFWGQLEAVEVKWSMRMTLCAGICSYEGQGGMCSIRLSEPLLKLRPRKDLVETLLHEMIHAYLFVTNNDKDREGHGPEFCKHMHRINRLTGANITVYHTFHDEVDEYRRHWWRCNGPCQHKQPYYGYVKRATNRAPSANDYWWAEHKKTCGGTYIKIKEPENYSKKCKGKTKPGKHPVSAVENKDKPKRGEAQLLIPFSGKGYVLGETSNLPSPGKLISSNAINKTQDLLSQDHSANALRPNSKTEVKFEQNGSSKKTSHLVSPVLNTSHQNVLSNYFPRISAANQKAFRSVNGSSPTTSLTVGDISKNSVSSSSQRRVTSSKISLRNSLKAVEATSVTASQEVSGSEDKFPNKRPRLEDKTVFDNFFIKKEQIQSDGNDPKCSSRPITTTQNSSSSCSQSKMVNCPVCQNEVLESQINEHLDLCLESDNIEVKS; encoded by the exons ATGGATGAGGACCTGGTTTTGGCCCTACGACTTCAGGAGGAGTGGAACTTGCAGGTCGCGGAGCGCGATGGGGCCCAGGAGCCCCTGTCGCTGGTGGACGCGTCCTGGGAGTTGGTGGACCCCACCCCGGATTTGCAGGCCCTGTTTATGCAGTTTAACGACCAGTTCTTCTGGGGCCAGCTGGAGGCCGTCGAGGTGAAGTGGAGCATGCGAATGACCCT GTGTGCCGGCATATGCAGCTATGAAGGGCAAGGTGGAATGTGTTCCATCCGTCTCAGTGAACCCCTTTTAAAGTTGAGACCAAGAAAGGATCTTGTAGAG ACTCTCTTGCATGAAATGATACATGCCTATTTGTTTGTCACTAATAATGATAAAGACCGGGAAGGGCATGGTCCAGAGTTTTGTAAACATATGCATCGCATCAACCGCCTGACTGGAGCCAATATTACG GTATACCACACTTTCCATGACGAGGTGGACGAGTACCGGCGACACTGGTGGCGCTGCAATGGGCCGTGTCAGCACAAACAGCCGTATTACGGCTACGTCAAACGCGCCACCAACAGGGCGCCCTCTGCTAACGACTACTGGTGGGCTGAGCACAAGAAAACCTGTGGAGGCACCTATATAAAAATCAAGGAACCAGAGAACTACtcaaaaaaatgcaaaggaaagacAAAACCAGGAAAGCACCCAGTGTCAGCAGTGGAGAATAAAG ATAAACCCAAGAGAGGTGAGGCACAGCTGTTAATCCCTTTTAGTGGGAAAGGATACGTTCTAGGAGAAACAAGCAATTTACCATCACCTGGGAAACTGATCAGCTCAAATGCCATTAATAAAACCCAAGATCTTTTAAGTCAAGACCATTCAGCAAATGCTCTAAGACCTAATTCTAAAACTGAGGTGAAATTTGAACAGAATGGTTCAAGTAAAAAAACCTCTCATCTAGTCTCCCCTGTTCTTAATACCAGTCACCAAAATGTTTTAAGCAACTATTTTCCTAGAATATCAGCTGCCAACCAAAAGGCTTTCAGAAGTGTGAACGGATCTTCTCCAACGACAAGCTTAACAGTTGGTGACATcagtaaaaattcagtttcttccaGTTCTCAAAGAAGGGTCACATCTTCTAAGATATCCCTGAGAAATTCTTTAAAAGCAGTGGAAGCAACATCTGTGACAGCGTCCCAGGAAGTGAGTGGGTCTGAAGATAAATTCCCAAATAAACGACCCAGGCTAGAAGACAAGActgtttttgacaatttttttatcAAGAAAGAGCAAATACAAAGTGATGGGAATGATCCAAAGTGTAGTTCACGTCCTATAACCACAACTCAGAATTCCAGTAGTTCATGCAGTCAGAGCAAAATGGTTAATTGCCCGGTTTGTCAGAATGAAGTTTTGGAATCTCAAATTAACGAGCACCTGGACTTGTGCCTTGAAAGTGACAACATCGAAGTCAAAAGCTGa
- the SPRTN gene encoding DNA-dependent metalloprotease SPRTN isoform X2, with product MDEDLVLALRLQEEWNLQVAERDGAQEPLSLVDASWELVDPTPDLQALFMQFNDQFFWGQLEAVEVKWSMRMTLCAGICSYEGQGGMCSIRLSEPLLKLRPRKDLVEVYHTFHDEVDEYRRHWWRCNGPCQHKQPYYGYVKRATNRAPSANDYWWAEHKKTCGGTYIKIKEPENYSKKCKGKTKPGKHPVSAVENKGTFMYILTFP from the exons ATGGATGAGGACCTGGTTTTGGCCCTACGACTTCAGGAGGAGTGGAACTTGCAGGTCGCGGAGCGCGATGGGGCCCAGGAGCCCCTGTCGCTGGTGGACGCGTCCTGGGAGTTGGTGGACCCCACCCCGGATTTGCAGGCCCTGTTTATGCAGTTTAACGACCAGTTCTTCTGGGGCCAGCTGGAGGCCGTCGAGGTGAAGTGGAGCATGCGAATGACCCT GTGTGCCGGCATATGCAGCTATGAAGGGCAAGGTGGAATGTGTTCCATCCGTCTCAGTGAACCCCTTTTAAAGTTGAGACCAAGAAAGGATCTTGTAGAG GTATACCACACTTTCCATGACGAGGTGGACGAGTACCGGCGACACTGGTGGCGCTGCAATGGGCCGTGTCAGCACAAACAGCCGTATTACGGCTACGTCAAACGCGCCACCAACAGGGCGCCCTCTGCTAACGACTACTGGTGGGCTGAGCACAAGAAAACCTGTGGAGGCACCTATATAAAAATCAAGGAACCAGAGAACTACtcaaaaaaatgcaaaggaaagacAAAACCAGGAAAGCACCCAGTGTCAGCAGTGGAGAATAAAGGTACCTTCATGTATATTCTAACCTTTCCGTGA